A window from Drosophila nasuta strain 15112-1781.00 chromosome 3, ASM2355853v1, whole genome shotgun sequence encodes these proteins:
- the LOC132791583 gene encoding importin-7 — protein MEAQKLTELLRATIDPNPEQRKAAEDQLAQIHKIIGFVPTILQIVMQTSLDQPVRQAGAVYLKNLINSSWSDHETKPGEPIPFSIHEQDRAMIRGSIVDAIVHAPELIRVQLSVCVNHIIKSDFPGRWPQVVDNISIYLQNPDVNGWNGALVTMYQLVKTYEYKRFEERTPLNEAMNLLLPMIYQLMMTLLNDQSEQSVLLQKQILKIYYALTQYSLPLDLITKEIFSQWMEICRQIADRAVPDCSHLDDDERTEFPYWKTKKWALHIMVRMFERYGSPTSLVSEKYQKFAEWYLPTFSSGVLEVLLKILDQYRNRVYVSPRVLTDVLNYLKIAVSHAYTWKLIKPHMVAVIQDVIFPIMSFTDSDQELWESDPYEYIRLKFDIFEDYATPVPAAQSLLHSVCKKRKGILPKAMSTIMQIITSPNADNKQKDGALHMIGTLADVLLKKALYRDQVESMLTTYVFPEFQNPAGHMRARACWVLHYFCDVQIKNPQVLAETMRLTTNALLTDKELPVKVEAAIGLQMFLSSQDEAPQYVSSQIKEITKELLTIIRETENEDLTNVMQKIVCTFTEQLLPVATEICQHLATTFSQVLESEEGSDEKAITAMGLLNTIETLLSVMEEHPDVLLNLHPIVINVVGHIFQHNITDFYEETFSLVYDLTSKAISAEMWQMLELIYQVFKKDGVDYFIDIMPALHNYVTVDTPAFLSNPNRLLAILDMCKTMLTGSPGEDPECHAAKLMEVILLQCKGQIDSVVHVFVELALSRLTREVQSSELRTMCLQVVIAALYYNPQLLLSILDKMSQTSEEPIASHFIKQWLHDTDCFLGIHDRKLCVLGLCTLISLGDAKPQVLSEVADKIVPSLILLFDGLKRAYESRAQEEEEEEEEEGGDDCEEALSSDEDEMDEMAPNYLDKLADFAKTKGSAAGFEVKAELKDDEEDSDDEAEESVGDLNETGLETFTTPIDDEENETAIDEYWTFKEVITALSAQDQAWYSLLTSNLTPEQAKALQEVVVTADQRKAAKESKLIEKQGGFAFPQTTVPTSFKFGS, from the exons ATGGAGGCACAGAAATTGACGGAACTGTTGCGCGCAACGATTGATCCGAATCCCGAGCAAAGGAAAGCAGCCGAGGACCAATTGGCACAA ATACACAAAATCATTGGTTTTGTGCCGACTATATTGCAAATCGTCATGCAAACATCGCTCGACCAGCCAGTTCGTCAAGCCGGCGCTGTTTATCTAAAGAATCTTATCAATAGCAGCTGGTCGGATCATGAAACCAAGCCCGGCGAGCCGATACCATTCTCCATTCACGAGCAGGATCGCGCCATGATTCGCGGATCCATTGTCGATGCTATTGTCCACGCTCCAGAGCTCATCAG AGTTcagctgtctgtgtgtgtgaatcaCATCATCAAGAGTGATTTCCCCGGACGTTGGCCACAGGTGGTTGACAACATTAGCATCTATTTGCAAAATCCTGATGTGAATGGCTGGAATGGCGCTTTGGTCACCATGTATCAGTTGGTCAAAACGTACGAATACAAACGTTTCGAGGAGCGTACACCACTTAATGAGGCAATGAATCTGTTGTTGCCCATGATTTATCAGCTGATGATGACGCTGCTCAACGATCAGTCGGAGCAATCGGTGTTgctgcaaaagcaaatacTCAAAATCTATTATGCACTGACACAGTACAGTTTGCCGCTAGATCTCATCACTAAGGAAATTTTCTCCCAATGGATGGAAATTTGCCGGCAGATTGCAGATCGCGCTGTGCCCGATTGTTCGCATTTGGATGATGATGAACGGACTGAATTCCCCTACTGGAAGACAAAGAAATGGGCGCTGCACATCATGGTGCGCATGTTTGAGCG TTATGGCAGTCCCACCAGTCTTGTTAGCGAAAAGTACCAGAAGTTTGCGGAATGGTATCTGCCAACCTTCAGTTCTGGCGTATTAGAAGTCCTACTTAAGATCTTGGATCAATATCGCAATCGCGTCTATGTTTCGCCTCGTGTGCTCACAGATGTGCTGAATTATCTAAAAATAGC TGTGAGCCATGCTTACACCTGGAAGCTGATAAAGCCGCACATGGTGGCAGTCATTCAAGATGTCATATTCCCTATCATGTCATTTACCGACTCTGATCAGGAGCTGTGGGAAAGCGACCCCTACGAGTACATTCGCCTCAAGTTTG ATATCTTTGAGGATTATGCTACTCCAGTGCCAGCTGCCCAATCTCTGTTGCATTCCGTTTGCAAAAAACGCAAAGGCATCTTGCCCAAGGCAATGAGCACCATTATGCAAATAATTACCTCGCCCAATGCTGATAACAAGCAGAAGGATGGTGCTCTGCATATGATTGGCACTCTCGCAGATGTGCTATTGAAGAAGGCCCTATATCGTGATCAAGTGGAGTCTATGCTCACCACCTATGTCTTTCCGGAATTCCAGAATCCGGCCGGTCATATGCGTGCTCGTGCCTGTTGGGTATTGCACTATTTCTGCGACGTTCAAATCAAGAATCCTCAGGTGCTGGCCGAAACGATGCGCCTAACCACGAATGCCTTGCTCACCGATAAAGAGCTGCCGGTTAAGGTGGAGGCCGCCATTGGCCTGCAAATGTTCCTATCATCGCAGGATGAGGCACCTCAGTATGTGTCATCGCAAATCAAAGAGATTACTAAAGAATTGTTGACCATCATACGTGAAACGGAAAACGAAGACTTGACCAATGTCATGCAAAAGATTGTCTGCACATTTACGGAACAACTGCTCCCAGTTGCAACGGAAATCTGTCAGCATTTGGCAACAACATTCAGTCAAGTGTTGGAGTCGGAGGAAGGTTCCGATGAGAAGGCAATCACAGCAATGGGTTTGCTTAACACGATAGAAACACTGCTCAGTGTTATGGAGGAACATCCGGATGTGTTGCTCAATCTGCATCCAATTGTTATCAATGTAGTCGGTCATATATTCCAGCACAACATTACGG ATTTCTATGAGGAAACCTTTTCGTTGGTTTACGATTTAACGTCCAAGGCAATTTCGGCCGAAATGTGGCAGATGCTCGAACTTATCTATCAGGTCTTTAAAAAGGATGGTGTggattattttattgatattatgCCGGCATTACACAACTATGTAACCGTTGATACACCAGCGTTCCTGTCGAATCCAAATCGCTTACTGGCCATTTTGGACATGTGCAAAACT ATGCTAACTGGCAGCCCTGGCGAGGATCCCGAATGCCATGCCGCCAAATTGATGGAGGTGATTTTATTGCAGTGCAAGGGACAAATTGATTCTGTGGTCCATGTGTTTGTTGAATTGGCGTTGTCGCGTTTGACACGCGAGGTGCAATCGTCGGAGTTGCGCACCATGTGCTTGCAGGTGGTCATCGCTGCACTGTATTATAATCCACAGCTATTACTCTCCATTCTGGACAAGATGTCGCAAACCAGTGAAGAACCAATTGCCTCGCATTTCATTAAACAATGGCTACACGATACGGACTGCTTCTTGGG caTTCACGATCGTAAACTCTGCGTGCTTGGTCTGTGTACACTAATCTCCTTGGGGGATGCCAAACCACAAGTGCTAAGCGAGGTTGCGGACAAGATTGTGCCGTCACTGATATTGCTGTTCGATGGCCTCAAGCGTGCCTATGAATCGCGTGCccaggaagaggaagaggaggaagaagaagagggTGGTGATGATTGCGAAG AGGCTCTTTCGAGCGATGAAGACGAGATGGATGAAATGGCGCCCAACTATTTGGATAAACTAGCCGATTTCGCAAAAACGAAAGGAAGTGCAGCTGGCTTTGAGGTAAAAGCTGAGCTGAAGGATGACGAGGAAGATTCCGACGATGAGGCGGAGGAATCTGTTGGTGATTTAAATGAAACTGGCCTCGAAACATTCACCACGCCCATTGATGACGAAGAGAACGAAACTGCTATCGATGAATATTGGACATTTAAGGAAGTTATTACCG cactTTCTGCACAAGATCAGGCCTGGTATTCGCTGCTGACCTCAAACCTGACACCCGAACAGGCTAAAGCACTTCAGGAGGTGGTCGTGACAGCTGATCAACGCAAGGCTGCCAAAGAATCGAAACTGATTGAGAAACAGGGTGGATTCGCATTCCCCCAGACAACTGTGCCCACATCGTTTAAGTTTGGCTCTTAA
- the LOC132794048 gene encoding lariat debranching enzyme has protein sequence MKIAIEGCAHGELERIYDTIEGIEKERNIKIDLLLCCGDFQSTRNLADLQTMAVPRKYMDMCTFYKYYSGERVAPILTIFIGGNHEASNYLQELPYGGWVAPNIYYLGYAGVVNVNGIRIAGISGIYKGHDFLRGHHEFPPYTEKTCRSVYHVRQLEVFRLQQLSGKVDIFMSHDWPRGIHEYGNKAQLLRFKPHFAEDIEKGQLGSRPLEELLKTLQPTYWFAAHLHCKFAALVQHTRAAGKSLNEEESSSDSNSDSEEEEEEKHSKSSATAPAAPVAVTKFLALDKCLPKRRFLQVLDMPTSEEREKPTLEYDIEWLSILLTTNHLTSIKDNNYYLPGKKAGSMEERCNFTPTVDELSHIRHKFNNLEVPKNFCRTVNAFDADEQQNYKQMFVDQPQAQLNPQCNDFCAMLGIDDPLCLAMLANGKDLPQTSSLEESTAELNVQETKDEDVPLAPTQRKLNLTLPAPIAAEVDKNVIELPVEEDEEATSRVSDVEQDLQLSPSKRKLNLKLPAPTAPEVDKDNSEVPAEVDEESNSLAANVVVDSTMNEQDFQLAPTKRKLNLTLPEPIASKTDNIISEVPVKVSEEQIEEPKAELPATTSIKKLKRRNQSIYQADDMDD, from the exons atgaaaatcgcAATAGAAGGATGTGCGCATGGGGAGCTAGAACGCATCTACGATACCATCGAGGGCATCGAAAAGGAGCGCAACATCAAGATCGatctgctgctctgctgcggCGACTTTCAATCGACGCGCAATCTTGCGGATTTGCAAACCATGGCTGTGCCCCGAAAGTACATGGATATGTGCACATTTTACAA ATATTACAGTGGAGAGCGCGTTGCGCCAATTCTCACCATATTTATCGGCGGTAATCACGAGGCATCCAACTATCTTCAGGAGCTGCCCTATGGTGGCTGGGTTGCTCCCAACATTTATTACCTGGGTTATGCTGGTGTCGTGAATGTGAATGGCATTCGTATAGCAGGCATCAGTGGTATTTACAAGGGACACGACTTTTTGCGCGGTCATCACGAGTTTCCGCCGTACACGGAGAAAACATGTCGCAGTGTCTACCATGTGCGTCAACTGGAGGTGTTTCGCTTGCAACAGTTGTCAGGAAAGGTGGACATCTTTATGTCGCACGATTGGCCGCGTGGCATACACGAGTATGGCAACAAGGCACAACTGTTGAGATTTAAGCCACATTTCGCCGAGGACATTGAGAAGGGGCAACTGGGAAGCCGTCCGCTGGAGGAATTGCTGAAGACACTGCAGCCAACCTATTGGTTTGCTGCTCATTTGCATTGCAAGTTTGCTGCTCTGGTGCAGCACACGAGAGCTGCAGGTAAATCATTGAATGAGGAGGAATCATCCTCCGATAGCAACAGCGATAGcgaagaggaggaagaggagaagCACTCAAagtcatcagcaacagcaccgGCTGCTCCTGTTGCCGTAACCAAATTCTTGGCGCTGGATAAATGCTTGCCAAAGCGTCGCTTTCTGCAAGTGCTTGACATGCCCACAAGCGAAGAAAGAGAAAAGCCAACTCTAGAGTACGACATCGAATGGTTGTCGATATTGCTCACCACAAATCATCTGACTTCTATCAAGGATAACAATTACTATTTGCCCGGCAAGAAGGCGGGCAGCATGGAAGAACGTTGCAACTTTACGCCAACTGTCGATGAATTGTCGCATATTCGCCACAAGTTCAATAATCTCGAGGTGCCCAAGAACTTTTGTCGCACCGTCAACGCATTCGATGCCGATGAGCAACagaattataaacaaatgtttGTTGATCAGCCGCAGGCACAATTGAATCCACAGTGCAATGATTTCTGTGCTATGCTGGGCATCGATGATCCACTCTGCCTTGCCATGTTGGCAAATGGCAAGGACTTACCGCAAACCAGCAGTTTAGAGGAGAGTACAGCTGAGCTCAACGTGCAGGAAACTAAAGACGAAGATGTGCCATTGGCTCCAACGcaaagaaaactaaatttaacaCTGCCAGCACCAATTGCAGCGGAAGTTGATAAGAATGTCATTGAGCTGCCAGTGGAAGAAGATGAGGAGGCTACGTCACGTGTTTCGGATGTTGAACAAGATTTACAATTGTCGCCATCAAAGAGGAAACTGAATTTAAAGTTGCCAGCACCAACTGCTCCAGAAGTTGACAAAGATAACAGCGAAGTGCCTGCTGAAGTCGATGAGGAGTCAAATTCGCTTGCTGCTAATGTTGTTGTGGATTCAACAATGAACGAACAAGATTTTCAATTGGCGCCGACGAAACGGAAACTCAATTTAACGCTGCCAGAGCCAATTGCATCAAAAACTGATAATATTATCAGTGAAGTGCCAGTTAAAGTCAGTGAAGAGCAGATAGAGGAGCCAAAAGCAGAGTTACCTGCGACAACTAGTATAAAAAAGCTAAAGAGAAGAAATCAGAGCATTTATCAAGCTGATGATATGGACgattaa
- the LOC132794050 gene encoding 2-aminoethanethiol dioxygenase: MTSHFMSVLRQAFKTFDRANLANFNANLQHLKQLTDQLTYRDLHIREELFRDDADVDIGCQQPRAPCTYMHIFEDERFSMSLFIVRGNNSIPLHDHPMMYGLLRCLWGKVHIQSYSQKLQPDEPVGYDINPTLVKVMPEEPSMVTPETTSAVLTPRKRNYHQITEAGNGIAAFFDILSPPYDANMPLYGPRRCRFYRPKCDDDGQVQLQCIPSPTSYYCDLADTPESVLQCGFICAAEAFAANSASNS, encoded by the coding sequence ATGACGTCCCATTTTATGAGCGTGCTGCGCCAGGCCTTCAAGACATTTGATCGAGCCAATCTTGCCAACTTCAATGCGAATCTTCAGCATTTAAAGCAGCTAACGGATCAATTAACTTACCGGGACTTGCACATCAGAGAGGAGTTGTTTCGCGATGACGCTGACGTTGACATTGGGTGCCAGCAGCCAAGAGCACCCTGCACCTACATGCACATCTTCGAGGATGAACGCTTCTCCATGAGCCTGTTCATTGTACGCGGCAACAATTCGATTCCCCTGCACGATCATCCCATGATGTATGGCTTGCTGCGTTGCCTCTGGGGCAAGGTACACATCCAGAGTTACTCGCAGAAATTACAGCCAGATGAGCCGGTGGGATACGACATAAATCCCACGCTGGTCAAGGTGATGCCCGAGGAGCCCTCAATGGTGACGCCGGAGACAACGAGCGCTGTATTAACGCCACGTAAACGCAACTATCATCAGATAACAGAGGCCGGAAATGGCATTGCCGCATTCTTTGATATTCTAAGTCCACCATACGATGCCAATATGCCGTTATATGGACCACGTCGCTGTCGCTTCTACCGGCCCAAGTGCGACGACGATGGTCAGGTGCAGCTACAGTGCATCCCATCGCCAACCAGCTACTACTGTGATTTGGCCGATACGCCTGAATCTGTGCTGCAGTGCGGATTCATTTGTGCCGCCGAAGCATTTGCCGCCAATTCCGCCAGCAACTCTTAA
- the LOC132794051 gene encoding large ribosomal subunit protein bL36m, with the protein MSFASKLLQSSVRLWNGISATRSFHALVRPTIATSSQAQNSLVHQQQLNGTNNQVVPLLSPMNTLVQQVAGFKVKGRLKRRCKDCLIVVRQERGYVICPTHPRHKQMSMKKRDYKSWLLTHATQSKERGF; encoded by the coding sequence ATGTCGTTCGCAAGCAAACTTTTACAGTCCAGCGTTCGGCTGTGGAATGGAATTAGCGCCACCAGGAGCTTCCATGCTCTCGTGCGTCCCACCATTGCAACATCTTCGCAGGCTCAAAATTCACTTGTCCATCAACAGCAATTAAATGGAACAAATAACCAGGTTGTGCCGTTGCTTTCGCCAATGAATACACTGGTGCAACAAGTGGCCGGATTTAAGGTGAAAGGACGTCTAAAGCGGCGCTGCAAGGACTGCTTAATTGTCGTGCGTCAAGAGCGTGGTTATGTCATCTGTCCAACGCATCCGCGGCACAAGCAAATGTCTATGAAGAAACGTGACTACAAGTCGTGGCTCTTAACACATGCTACACAATCCAAGGAAAGGGGCTTTTAG
- the LOC132794046 gene encoding SUMO-activating enzyme subunit 2, whose product MAASIDGVLPATLQELVQKSKVLVVGAGGIGCEVLKNLVLSGFTQIEIIDLDTIDLSNLNRQFLFHREHVGKSKARVARESALSFNPDANITAYHDSVTSTDYGVNFFKKFDVVLSALDNRAARNHVNRMCLNADVPLIESGTSGYNGQVELIKRGLTQCYECTPKEKQRSFPGCTIRNTPSEPIHCIVWAKHLFNQLFGESVEDEDISPDSADPEAQNESVTAEAKAADGAGDVAMEDKENDKEQEKSTEAESEGEPKNNGNVVRINTRQWAKDCNYDAGKLFNKFFNEDINYLLRMSNLWKSRKAPVPVQWDTLLPDGTKTAEAPEFARQHHKVWTVEECAHVFANALKELSAAFLKLEGSDTLVWDKDDQPAMDFVAACANVRSHIFDIERKSRFEIKSMAGNIIPAIATTNAITAGISVMRAFSVLQSKWEQCKAVYARLRLNGRQQFLVADTFFPPPNPNCYVCASDPAITLRIDTKRIQVKAFRDDVLIKTLNMVNPDVTVEATGSIVISSEEGETECNEQKLLSEMNIVDGVILKCDDFFQSYELSIIISHFDAERDDVLFEVIADKSQLQPKQEEKPKEDSEEQSSTSRKRPANGSDIADDGPSTSKRTRLPEVEDDDDDCLVIEEDDDVQEIVNTKTEQLTVKSPPKVAIKRKPDNLTDDENITEILDSSDEEDVGPTKSKRTKLNDSQPNEVISID is encoded by the exons atggcCGCATCAATTGATGGCGTTTTGCCCGCAACATTGCAGGAATTAGTTCAAAAGTCCAAAGTGTTGGTTGTTGGCGCCGGTGGCATCGGCTGCGAGGTGCTTAAAAATCTTGTCCTCAGCGGCTTTacgcaaattgaaatt ATCGATTTGGATACCATCGATCTAAGCAATTTGAATCGGCAGTTCCTGTTCCATCGTGAGCATGTGGGCAAGTCAAAAGCACGCGTAGCACGCGAAAGTGCACTCAGCTTCAATCCTGATGCGAATATAACGGCATACCACGATAGCGTTACATC AACTGATTATGGTGTCAACTTCTTCAAGAAATTTGATGTGGTGCTCAGCGCCTTAGATAACCGAGCAGCTCGCAACCATGTGAACCGCATGTGTTTGAATGCCGATGTGCCACTAATCGAAAGTGGCACCTCTGGCTACAATGGTCAAGTAGAGCTGATTAAGCGCGGCTTGACGCAATGCTACGAATGCACACCGAAGGAGAAGCAACGCAGTTTTCCCGGCTGCACCATAAGGAACACACCATCGGAGCCCATTCATTGCATTGTCTGGGCCAAGCATTTGTTCAA TCAACTCTTTGGAGAATCTGTTGAAGATGAGGATATTTCGCCAGACTCTGCTGATCCGGAAGCACAAAATGAAAGTGtaacagcagaagcaaaagcagctgaTGGCGCTGGTGATGTTGCCATGGAGGATAAAGAAAATGATAAGGAGCAAGAGAAATCAACTGAAGCTGAATCTGAAGGCGAGCCAAAAAACAATGGCAATGTGGTGCGCATCAATACACGCCAATGGGCGAAGGACTGCAACTATGATGCTGGCAAATTGTTCAACAAATTCTTCAACGAGGACATCAACTACTTGTTGCGCATGTCGAATCTCTGGAAGTCTCGCAAGGCGCCCGTGCCCGTGCAATGGGATACGTTGTTGCCCGACGGCACCAAGACAGCAGAAGCTCCAGAGTTCGCGCGTCAGCATCACAAAGTGTGGACTGTTGAGGAATGCGCCCATGTGTTTGCGAATGCTCTCAAAGAGTTAAGCGCTGCTTTCCTGAAGCTAGAAGGCAGTGATACCCTTGTGTGGGATAAGGATGATCAGCCTGCTATGGATTTTGTGGCTGCCTGTGCCAATGTGCGTTCCCATATTTTTGATATTGAGCGCAAGTCACGGTtcgaaatcaaatcaatggCTGGCAACATCATTCCAGCTATTGCGACCACAAATGCCATTACCGCTGGCATTTCCGTGATGCGCGCATTCAGTGTGTTGCAGTCCAAGTGGGAGCAATGCAAGGCTGTCTATGCTCGTCTACGTCTCAATGGACGCCAGCAGTTCCTTGTGGCAGATACATTCTTTCCGCCACCAAATCCCAATTGTTATGTGTGTGCCAGTGATCCGGCAATTACATTGCGCATCGACACCAAGCGCATTCAAGTTAAAGCTTTTCGCGATGATGTTCTCATTAAAACTTTGAATATGGTCAATCCGGATGTCACAGTCGAGGCCACCGGCTCCATTGTCATCTCTTCAGAGGAGGGTGAAACCGAATGCAATGAACAGAAGCTGCTCTCGGAGATGAACATTGTAGATGGTGTGATTCTCAAGTGCGATGATTTCTTCCAAAGCTATGAGCTTAGCATTATCATATCACACTTCGATGCTGAACGTGATGATGTGCTGTTCGAGGTAATCGCCGATAAAAGTCAATTACAGCCTAAGCAAGAAGAGAAACCGAAGGAAGATAGCGAGGAACAGAGTTCCACCTCCCGCAAGCGTCCGGCGAATGGCAGTGATATTGCTGATGATGGTCCATCGACCTCAAAGCGCACTCGATTGCCAGAAGttgaggatgatgatgatgattgtcTCGTCATTGAAGAAGATGATGATGTTCAGGAGATTGTAAACACGAAAACAGAACAGCTTACCGTCAAAAGCCCACCAAAGGTAGCAATTAAACGGAAGCCGGACAATCTGACGGATGATGAAAATATAACCGAAATACTTGACTCATCGGATGAGGAAGATGTGGGTCCTACTAAGAGCAAGCGCACGAAACTAAATGACAGTCAGCCTAATGAAGTAATTAGTATTGACTAA
- the LOC132794049 gene encoding phosphatidate cytidylyltransferase, photoreceptor-specific, which produces MAEVRRRKTDNEADDAAAAVAASSAADSSDHVDSEEEKIPEEKFVEELAKNLPQGTDKTPELLDSALKDLPDRWKNWVIRGIFTWIMICGFALIIYGGPLALMITTLLVQVKCFQEIISIGYQVYRIHGLPWFRSLSWYFLLTSNYFFYGENLVDYFGVVINRVEYLKFLVTYHRFLSFALYIVGFVWFVLSLVKKYYIKQFSLFAWTHVSLLIVVTQSYLIIQNIFEGLIWFIVPVSMIVCNDVMAYVFGFFFGRTPLIKLSPKKTWEGFIGGGFATVLFGILFSYVLCNYQYFICPIQYSEELGRMTMSCVPSYLFTPQEYSLKLFGIGKTLNIYPFIWHSISLSLFSSIIGPFGGFFASGFKRAFKIKDFGDMIPGHGGIMDRFDCQFLMATFVNVYISSFIRTPSPAKLLTQIYNLKPDQQYQIYQSLKDSLGDMLN; this is translated from the exons ATGGCAGAGGTGCGACGTAGGAAGACGGACAACGAGGCtgacgatgctgctgctgctgttgccgcgaGTAGTGCAGCTGATTCTTCGGATCAT gTTGATTCGGAGGAGGAGAAAATACCTGAGGAGAAATTCGTTGAGGAGTTGGCTAAGAATTTGCCCCAAGGTACAGATAAAACACCAGAACTTTTGGATTCTGCTCTGAAGGATTTGCCCGATCG ATGGAAAAATTGGGTCATACGCGGTATATTCACATGGATTATGATCTGTGGATTCGCATTAATCATCTATGGTGGACCATTGGCCTTGATGATTACG ACGCTGTTGGTGCAAGTGAAGTGCTTTCAGGAAATTATCTCAATTGGTTATCAAGTGTATCGTATACACGGTTTGCCCTGGTTTCGTAGTCTCTCCTGGTATTTCTTGCTCACTTCCAACTATTTCTTCTATGGCGAGAATCTAGTCGATTACTTTGGGGTCGTAATCAATCGTGTG GAATATCTTAAGTTCTTGGTGACCTATCACCGCTTCCTCTCATTTGCCCTGTATATCGTTGGCTTCGTTTGGTTCGTGCTCTCGCTGGTCAAGAAATACTATATCAAACAGTTCAGCCTATTCGCCTGGACGCACGTCTCGCTGCTGATTGTCGTCACACAGAGCTATCTAATTATACAGAACATATTCGAGGGACTTATTTGGTTTATAGTGCCCGTATCGATGATTGTTTGCAATGATGTCATGGCGTATGTGTTTGGTTTCTTCTTTGGACGCACACCCCTCATAAAGCTCAGCCCGAAGAAGACGTGGGAGGGCTTTATTGGTGGTGGTTTTGCCACCGTACTATTTGGCATATTGTTCTCATACGTCTTGTGCAATTACCAATATTTCATCTGTCCCATACAATATTCGGAGGAACTGGGTCGCATGACCATGTCCTGTGTTCCCAGCTATCTGTTTACGCCACAGGAATACAGTCTTAAATTG TTTGGCATTGGAAAAACCTTGAACATTTATCCATTCATTTGGCACTCGATTTCGTTGAGTTTGTTCAGTTCAATAATTGGACCTTTCGGCGGCTTCTTTGCGTCCGGATTTAAGCGTGCTTTCAAGATAAAG GATTTTGGCGATATGATTCCTGGACATGGCGGTATCATGGATCGCTTCGACTGTCAGTTCCTCATGGCCACGTTCGTAAATGTTTACATTTCGAGCTTTATTAGAACTCCTTCACCAGCTAAACTCTTGACACAG ATTTATAATCTTAAACCGGATCAACAATACCAAATCTATCAGTCCTTGAAGGATTCTCTGGGCGATATGCTAAACTAA